Genomic segment of Armatimonadota bacterium:
TGGCACCGGCGAACGCGACATTCGCGGCGACATTTCCGAAGGCGACGGAATCTACAAGAGTTCTGATGGAGGTAAGACCTGGTCGCACATCGGCCTCGAAGCGACTCGAACCATCTCCCGCATCGTCGTCGATCCCAAAGACCCCAACACCGTGTGGGTAGCCGCTCTTGGCCATGTGTATGGCAAGAGCACAGAGCGGGGAATCTACAAGTCCACCGATGGCGGCGCGACCTGGCACCACGTCTTCTTCTCCACCGACCATACCGGGGCCGTTGATCTCGTCGTCGATCCGAACCACCCCAACATCCTCCTAGCCTCGTTTTGGGACGCCTGGCGCACCCCCTATTCGCTGAACTCCGGCGGACCCAATAGCGGCATGTACAAGTCCGAGGACGGCGGCGACACCTGGACGGATATCAGCCGCAACGAGGGGTTGCCCAAAGACACACTCGGGAAGATTGGCCTTTCGATTTCTCCAGTCGATTCCAACCGCTACTGGGCCATCGTCGAGGCGCAGGACGGCGGCCTCTTCTGCTCCGATGACGCCGGCAAGACCTGGCGCAAGGTCAACGAGGACCGAAACTGGCGACAGCGGGCGTGGTACTACACCCACGTTTACGCCGACCCGAAGGACAAAGAAACCGTCTACGTGCTAAACGTCGGATGGGGTCGCTCCACCAACGGCGGCAAAACCTTCTCGAACCTTCGCCCGCCCCACGGCGACAACCACGATCTTTGGATCGCCCCGGATGATCCCCAACGGATGATCGAGGCGAACGATGGCGGCGCGACCATCACCGCCGACGGTGGCAAAACCTTCAGCGCACTCGAAATGCCGACCGCGCAGTTCTACCACGTCTCCGCCGACAACGCCTTCCCATACAACATCCTCGGTGCTCAACAGGACAACAGCACCGTCCGCATCGCCAGCCGAACCTTTGGCCGAGGCATCACCAAGGACGACTGGACCAGCACGGCTGGCGGCGAATCGGGCTATGTCACACCGAAACCCGATGATCCCGACATCGTCTTCGGCGGAAGCTACGGCGGCGATCTCTCGTGGTACAACCACCGCACAAAGGTCTCTCGTGCCATTGACCCCTGGCCCGATAACCCGATGGGCCATGGAGCCGAAGACCTCGACTACCGCTTCCAGTGGACCTACCCGATCGTTTTTTCGCCCAACGATCCGAACCTGATCTACACCTGCTCACAGTACGTGATGACCAGCCACGACATGGGCCAAAGCTGGAAGAAGATCAGCCCCGACCTGACGCGGAACGACAAGTCCACTCTCGGCTCCTCGGGTGGGCCGATCACAAAAGACAACACCAGCGTGGAGTACTACGGAACCGTGTTCACCGTGGCCGAGTCGCCCAAGCGCCGAGGAGTGATTTGGGCCGGTTCGGACGATGGATTGATCCACGTGACGATGGACGGGGGTAAGCACTGGACCGATGTCACGCCGCCGCAGATGCCCAAGTGGGGTCTCGTCAGTATGATCGATCCGTCGCCGTTCGATGCCGGGACTGCCTACGCCGCCGTCGACAACCACGAAAGCGATGATTACCAGCCGTACGCCTACAAGACAACCGACTATGGCAAAACTTGGACTCCGATCACGACCGGAATCCCGAAGGACACCTTCGTTCGAGTCGTGCGCGAGGACCACAAGCAGAAGAATCTGCTCTACGCAGGTACCGAGAACGGCGTCTATGTCAGCTTCAATGGCGGCTCGTCCTGGCAATCCCTGCAGAACAATCTGCCCGTGACGCCCGTGCACGATCTGATCTGGAAAGACAACGATCTGGTGATCGCAACCCACGGGCGCGGCTTCTGGATTCTCGATGACATCTCCTCGCTTCAGCAATTGGCCCAGAAAGGCGACAACGCTACGCGTCTGTTCACGCCCCGCGACGCCTATCCGGTGTCGTACGGCGGTCGGGGCGATAGCAAGTCTGGCATGAACCCGCCCAGCGGATTGGTGATCGATTGCTACTTGGCCCAACCGGTCAAGTCTCTGAAATTCCAGATCACCGACCCGAAAGGAAACGTCGTCCAAACCGTCGAAAGCGGTGCATCCGAAGCTGGGTTCCACCGCACTAGCACCTTCCTGCGCTATCGCTCGTTCTCGATGCCGAGCGGCATGATCCTATGGTCGGGCTTCCCGTCGCCCATCACGGCTCCGCCAGGAACGTACAAGCTGACGATGACTGCCGACGGCCAGACCTTCTCGACCGACTTCCGCTGGTCGAAGGACCCGCGCACGACGGCGAGCGACGCCGACCTGCAGGAGAAATTCCGATTCCAGATGGAGATCGTCGCCAAGATCGATCAGGCTCACAAGGCGCTGGCCGACATCAAGAAGGCGAAGGAAGAGCGAGGCGACAAGGCCGATCCGAAATGGCTGGCCGACATAACCGCCGTCGAAGAAGCGATCTACCAGACCAAAAATAAAAGCGGCCAGGATCCCCTCAACTATCCGATCCGTCTCAATGACAAGCTCGCGGGTGTCTTCAGCAACGTGTCGGGTGGCAATTTCCGGCCCACCAGCCAGTCGTACGAAGTCTTCAAGATGCTCTCGAAGAAGCTCGACGAACAATTGACCAAGCTCGCGGTTCTGCTCAAACAGAAATAATCCGCTGACTTTGGACGGACCGGTTGCGTAGGTAAAGTAACGCAATGGTCCGTCCGATTTATGTCTTTGCCGGTCTGGCAACCGTTATTTCTTGTTCGTCGTTTGTTGGGGGTACTAAATCTCAGGCTGACCAGCAAAAAAGCGATTACGAAAAGAGTACTAAAGTTAAACGCAGTGGCGTGAATGTCACTCAACTTTATAACGATACTTGTGCCAAATGTCACGGCGTTAACGCCGAGGGCGGCGGTGGCGGCACCCAATCCCTTCTCACCGTCGACAAGTTCGACGAGAAGTGGGACAAGCCGTTTTTCGACGCCACTCGCAACGGCGTTCCGACGATGGGAATGGAGGCCTACGGCGACACGATGTCGGACCAAGAAGTCTGGGCCCTGGTCGTCCACATTCGAGAGCTTCAATACAAGGCGATCCGCCCAATGACTGCGCCGAAAAACACGAACGGCGTTTTCCAAACTCAGTACTACAAATATCGGATAGAAACCGTGGTCGATAAGGACCAAGGATTGAAGACACCTTGGTGTACGGCTTGGCTCCCCGACGGCACCATGCTCGTTACCAATCGCTCGGGCTACCTCACCGTGGTCAAGGGTGGCAAAGTCGTGTCGAGGGTCGACAATTTGCCCGCTTCAACGGAAATCGGCCAGGGCGGCCTGATGGAGGTTGCGGTTCACCCAGACTACGCCAAAAACGGCTGGATATACCTGACCGTTGCCGATCCCAAAGAAGGAAACCGCCGAGAAGCGTTCACCCGCACGTATCGTGGCCGCCTCAAATTTGATGGCGACAAAGTAACCTGGACCGACCAGCAGGACATCTTCAAGGTGCCGATCGACAACTACAATGGGTCGGGCATCCACTACGGCGGCAAAATCGTCTTCGACGGCAAGGGTCACATTTTCATCACTCAGGGTGAGCGCGGCAACGGACCCCTGGCCCAACGCCTCGACAAGCCAAACGGCAAAATCTTCCGCCTAAACGAAGACGGGTCGATCCCCAAGGACAATCCCTTTGTGAATACTCCCGGCGCGATCCCCGCGATCTGGACCTACGGCCATCGCAACCCGCAGGGGCTGGCGATGGATGACAAAGGCGACTTGTACGACACCGAGCACGCACCCCGTGGCGGCGACGAACTCAACCACATCGTTCCCGGCACGAATTACGGTTGGCCGGTGATCACCTTCGGCATCAACTATAACGACTCGTCGTTAGAGGTGCCCTGGCCGACCGCCGATCAGAAGTTCAAAATGCCGATCACTCGATGGTTGCCGTCCAGCGCCACGTCTGGCCTGCGCGTGTACAAAGGGTCGCCCTTCTCCAAGTGGAACGGCGACCTGTTGGCCGGTGGTCTAGCTGGCAAAGTGATCGACCGTGTCAGGGTGAAGAACGAGAAAGTGGTCGAGCGAGAAACGATTTTGTTCAACCTTGGCCGAGTTCGCGACATCGCCATCGGACCGGATGGTTTCGTGTACGTGACCGTCAATGAACCCGATATCGTCGTCCGCCTTGTGCCAGTCCAGTAGACATCAAATCTCTTCAATCCGATCAAACAAAAGCGACTTGCTTACCGCAACGGACGATCCCGGAGGGATCGCAGAAGGTAGCCAGGGTGTCGAAGCGACCGAAGGAAGCGTAGACCCCTGGAAAGCTCGTTACAAACAAGAGTCCGAGGAGCGAAGTCGAAGACCCCGCCGAGCAAAGCGAGGCAATTGGAGCGAAGCGGAATCGGGGCGACCCCGCCATTATGGCGGCAGAATTTGACGAGCGTCAGTCAAGCCTTACCCTTCGGATGCGCCTTCTGAACCGTTTCGTGTAGGCGCTCGATGCTGACGTGCGTGTAAATCTGCGTCGTCGCCAGGCTAGAATGACCTAACAACTGCTGAACCGTCTTCAAGTCGGCGCCCCCGTCCAGCAGGTGCGTCGCAAACGTATGCCGCAACGTGTGCGGCGACGTCTCCGGCGGCAAACCGACCGCCAGAGCCCATCGCTTCACGATCTTCTGAACCGTGCGCGTCGTTAACCGCCCACCCTTATCATTCGTGAACAAAGCGTCGTTCGCCACCGGCAAAACCCGCTCACCCTCGACGTATTCCTGCACCGCCCGTGCCGCCGCCCCGCCGAAGAAGGTGATCCGCTCCTTGTCGCCCTTACCGATAACCCGAACCGAGTTATCCGAGAAATTGAGGTCACCAAGTTCGAGGCCGATCGTCTCGGCCGCCCGAAGACCCGCCGAATAGATCAGCTCCAAAATCGCGCGATCCCGCTTCGGCGTTCGTCCCACGTCCCCCTGATCAAGCAAATCGACGGTCTGCGGCTGGTTCAGGCTTTTGGGCAGGTTTCGACGACGGAACGGAGCTTCCAACGGCTCGGTGGGGTCCCGGTCGATCACCTCCGAAACGCGAAGGTACTTGGCGAACGTCCGCAGCGTCGATAGCTTTCGCGCCCGAGTGCGCGGACTCCCACCATGCTTGCGCAGAAATCGCCGCAGCGTCTCGGTGTCGAACGAAAACTCGCCGTCCGTGAACTCGGCAAGCTGACTCAGGTCGGCCCCGTACGCGCGAACCGTCGCTTCCGAACGCCTTGCGCGCAGATGGTCGAGAAAATGCTGGATGTGTTGGTCCATTCCCTTCTCGGCCATGAAGTTAGTTTAGCCGTGCCAGAAACCTACTCGCGGCGAAGAACAAATTTCCCCTCCAAGGATTGGAGGGGTGGATGAGACTACCTGCCGACTAGAAAATCAGCCCTTCGTCATGATCAGCGACACGTTATGTCCGCCGAACCCGAACGAATTGTTCAGCACATAGGTCAATTCTCGCTTCTGAGCCACGTTCGGAACGTGGTTCAGGTCGCACGCCGGATCAGGATTCTCCAGGTTGATCGTCGGTGGCATAACGCCATCTCGCATCGCCAGGATGCAGATCAGCGACTCGATCGCGCCCGCCGCGCCGAGCGTATGCCCGTGCATCGACTTCGTCGAACTCATCGCCAGCTTGTAGGCATGATCGCCAAAAACCTTCTTCACCGCCGAGACCTCCATCGGATCGCCAACCGGCGTCGAAGTGCCATGAGCGTTGATGTAGTCGATCTGCTCTGGCTGAAGCTTCGCCTTGCGAAGCGCCATCGTCATCGACTTTGCCGCGCCGCGTCCTTCGGGGTGGGGAGATGTGATGTGGTAAGCATCGGCCGACATACCGTAGCCGATGATCTCGGCATAAATCTTCGCGCCTCTAGCGATCGCGTGGTCGCGATCCTCCAAGACCAAAACTGCTGAGCCTTCGCCCATCACAAATCCGTCTCGGTCGACATCGAACGGCCGCGAGGCCCGCAGGGGTTCGTCGTTTCGGTTCGTCATGGCTCGGCAAGCGCAGAATCCCGCGATGCCGATGTCGTTTATCGCCGCTTCGGTGCCGCCCGCAAGCATCGCGACGGCGTCGCCGCGCTTGATCATTTCGTACGAATCGCCGATGGCGTTCGCCCCGGTCGAGCAGGCGGAAACCACGGTGTGGTTCGGCCCGCGCAAATCGTTGATGATCGAGACCATGCCGCTAGCCATGTCCGCGATCATGTAGGGAACAAAGAACGGCGACACGCGATCCGGCTTTCCGCCGTGAATGAACGCGGTGTTGTCGTACATGATCCCCAACCCGCCGACGCCGGTGCCGATGAGCACACCGAATTCATTTCGGAGGTCCTCGGTCAGCTCGATCCCCGAATCGTCGAGGGCCTGTCGGGCGGAGGCAATGGCAAAATGGATGAACTTATCCATTCGCCGGGCATCCTTCTTTTCGAAGTTTTCACAGTACCAGTCTTCGATGTTGAAGTCAGGCACTTCGGCCGCGACCTGCGTGGCATACGGGGTCGGGTCGATGTTGGTAATCCGGCGTACCCCAGACTCGCCGGCGACGACTCGGGGCCAAAAGACGTCTACACCGGTGCCGAGCGGAGTGACCGCACCGACGCCGGTAACAACGACACGCCCGGATGGTTCGGGCGGAAAGCTCATTAGCTTTTCTTCTTGGAGATGTAGTCTACGGCGTTGCCGACCGTCTTGATCTCGCCTACTTCCTCGTCGGGGATGTCGATTTCGAATTCGTCTTCAAAAGCCATGACGAGTTCGACAACGTCGAGAGAATCTGCACCAAGATCGTCGGTGAAGCTGGCTTCCATGGTCACTTCTTCCGGCTTGACGTCGAGTTCTTCGACGGTGACCTTTTTTACGCGCTCAAAAATGTCGTTAGACATAGATATATAACGATACCATTCCCACCCCAAAAGCTGGTGAAAAGAACAGCCGTCTCCTTCAATATTTTGCTACGTTCTTTCCACAAAAATTGTTGGCTCAAGCGTAAAGCACACCTAAAGTGCACTTAATTTCGGCCATCGAATTTCAATTCCTTGGCTCGTGAGCAATGCCTGCAATTCTTCGATTTTTGTCACGATCGCCTGTACGGGCTCGCCGTGGGATACGCAAAGGGAGGCCATCGCCCCCGCTGCCTCGCCGATATTCCACTCGACCGGATGCAGTCGATAGCACCCGTTTGTGATGTGCGTCGTCCCAATGTTCTTGCACGCCGGTATCAGGTTTCTCATCCGAACAGGAATCAGCGACCTCGCCGGAATTTCGAACGGAAGGGTCGAAGTGTCGATCGTGTTCTTACCGTTGGTGCTGGGGTGAAGATCGATGCGATACGCCCCTATGCCAACCGAATCGTCAAACGACGGCGCTCGATCCATATTCGGATTGGTGTAGGCCGCCACGTCCTGCTCCTTCACCGTGTATTGCGCTACGATTCGCCGCGACTCGCGAATGTAGGGATACTTCGCAAACCCGTCGGAAGTATCGGAAATTCCGCCGTCCATGAAAACGCCGGGATAAGCTCCGGGCTGGCCGTCATGCCGTGGAGCTTGGTTCTGAAGCCAGTACACCACGGAAAGCGACAACTGCTTGGCGTCATAGAGTCGGCTCGCCGAAACCGGACCCATGGCACCGGGAACGTCAAAACCGTCGGGAACGTGGTCGCCTGAGGGCAAAGGGTCCACGTCGGTGATCGTTGCCTCAAAGTAGTCGTTCTGGGGCCAGTTGGCGATGGTGACGGGCCGATACTGGTCGGGATTCTCGTAAATTTCGGGCCGTACGACTTGGCGATACCGAAAAAGGGAATACCAGTCGCTCGGGTCTTTGCCAAAAAGCGGCAACTCCCGGACTTCCAGCGTGTGCGGATTCAATATCTGAAAGCCCAAAAGCGGACCGGGCCAGAAATCGGGACCCCAATCCTTCCACTTATCGTATTGCTCCGGCTTCGTAATCCGGTGGTCGCCATCCTCGTCGTAGCCCAGCGCGAAGCACCACGTGATGCCCTGCACATTGTCCGGCTCAGTCGGACCGTCCACCGCGTTCGGCTCTTGGGTCTCGGCTTTCGACTCCGCGCCCACCACATATTCGGTGCCCGACATCGGGAGCAGGTCGCCTAGCTCGGTGGCGTCGATGAAGATCGTGGACTCAATCTGCACGAAGCCTCCCGTCGTCAGATCGACGAACCGCACGCTCCGAACCTCATCCCCCGCAACCTCGGCGCTATGTGGCTTCAAGCCGAGTCGTATTGTCAGGTGCCCACTTCGAACGTAAGGCAAAAGCATCGATTCCAAGACGGCATGCCCAACCTTGGGCTCATGGCAAAGTCGGCTGACCCATCCGCCGCCGGGATTGAAGTCCACCAGCCTCTTTGTCGCGGCGCCCAGCCGTCGATGGTCAAAGTAATACTGTCGCACTCGATTTCGGTAAGTGCGATAGCGGTGCGTACACCCGAACTGCTCGATCCACGGATGCTCGTCCGGCGGCACGATCTGCGAGGTCAACTGACCGCCGACCCAATCAG
This window contains:
- a CDS encoding glycosyl hydrolase, whose amino-acid sequence is MLAGSSLSFGQSPDQYKGLEWRFVGPFRGGRSLAVAGSPQRPKEYYFGATGGGIWKTTDGGDNWSPVSDGSLGSSSVGAIAIAPSNPDVIYAGTGERDIRGDISEGDGIYKSSDGGKTWSHIGLEATRTISRIVVDPKDPNTVWVAALGHVYGKSTERGIYKSTDGGATWHHVFFSTDHTGAVDLVVDPNHPNILLASFWDAWRTPYSLNSGGPNSGMYKSEDGGDTWTDISRNEGLPKDTLGKIGLSISPVDSNRYWAIVEAQDGGLFCSDDAGKTWRKVNEDRNWRQRAWYYTHVYADPKDKETVYVLNVGWGRSTNGGKTFSNLRPPHGDNHDLWIAPDDPQRMIEANDGGATITADGGKTFSALEMPTAQFYHVSADNAFPYNILGAQQDNSTVRIASRTFGRGITKDDWTSTAGGESGYVTPKPDDPDIVFGGSYGGDLSWYNHRTKVSRAIDPWPDNPMGHGAEDLDYRFQWTYPIVFSPNDPNLIYTCSQYVMTSHDMGQSWKKISPDLTRNDKSTLGSSGGPITKDNTSVEYYGTVFTVAESPKRRGVIWAGSDDGLIHVTMDGGKHWTDVTPPQMPKWGLVSMIDPSPFDAGTAYAAVDNHESDDYQPYAYKTTDYGKTWTPITTGIPKDTFVRVVREDHKQKNLLYAGTENGVYVSFNGGSSWQSLQNNLPVTPVHDLIWKDNDLVIATHGRGFWILDDISSLQQLAQKGDNATRLFTPRDAYPVSYGGRGDSKSGMNPPSGLVIDCYLAQPVKSLKFQITDPKGNVVQTVESGASEAGFHRTSTFLRYRSFSMPSGMILWSGFPSPITAPPGTYKLTMTADGQTFSTDFRWSKDPRTTASDADLQEKFRFQMEIVAKIDQAHKALADIKKAKEERGDKADPKWLADITAVEEAIYQTKNKSGQDPLNYPIRLNDKLAGVFSNVSGGNFRPTSQSYEVFKMLSKKLDEQLTKLAVLLKQK
- a CDS encoding c-type cytochrome, whose amino-acid sequence is MVRPIYVFAGLATVISCSSFVGGTKSQADQQKSDYEKSTKVKRSGVNVTQLYNDTCAKCHGVNAEGGGGGTQSLLTVDKFDEKWDKPFFDATRNGVPTMGMEAYGDTMSDQEVWALVVHIRELQYKAIRPMTAPKNTNGVFQTQYYKYRIETVVDKDQGLKTPWCTAWLPDGTMLVTNRSGYLTVVKGGKVVSRVDNLPASTEIGQGGLMEVAVHPDYAKNGWIYLTVADPKEGNRREAFTRTYRGRLKFDGDKVTWTDQQDIFKVPIDNYNGSGIHYGGKIVFDGKGHIFITQGERGNGPLAQRLDKPNGKIFRLNEDGSIPKDNPFVNTPGAIPAIWTYGHRNPQGLAMDDKGDLYDTEHAPRGGDELNHIVPGTNYGWPVITFGINYNDSSLEVPWPTADQKFKMPITRWLPSSATSGLRVYKGSPFSKWNGDLLAGGLAGKVIDRVRVKNEKVVERETILFNLGRVRDIAIGPDGFVYVTVNEPDIVVRLVPVQ
- a CDS encoding tyrosine-type recombinase/integrase, with protein sequence MAEKGMDQHIQHFLDHLRARRSEATVRAYGADLSQLAEFTDGEFSFDTETLRRFLRKHGGSPRTRARKLSTLRTFAKYLRVSEVIDRDPTEPLEAPFRRRNLPKSLNQPQTVDLLDQGDVGRTPKRDRAILELIYSAGLRAAETIGLELGDLNFSDNSVRVIGKGDKERITFFGGAAARAVQEYVEGERVLPVANDALFTNDKGGRLTTRTVQKIVKRWALAVGLPPETSPHTLRHTFATHLLDGGADLKTVQQLLGHSSLATTQIYTHVSIERLHETVQKAHPKGKA
- the fabF gene encoding beta-ketoacyl-ACP synthase II, giving the protein MSFPPEPSGRVVVTGVGAVTPLGTGVDVFWPRVVAGESGVRRITNIDPTPYATQVAAEVPDFNIEDWYCENFEKKDARRMDKFIHFAIASARQALDDSGIELTEDLRNEFGVLIGTGVGGLGIMYDNTAFIHGGKPDRVSPFFVPYMIADMASGMVSIINDLRGPNHTVVSACSTGANAIGDSYEMIKRGDAVAMLAGGTEAAINDIGIAGFCACRAMTNRNDEPLRASRPFDVDRDGFVMGEGSAVLVLEDRDHAIARGAKIYAEIIGYGMSADAYHITSPHPEGRGAAKSMTMALRKAKLQPEQIDYINAHGTSTPVGDPMEVSAVKKVFGDHAYKLAMSSTKSMHGHTLGAAGAIESLICILAMRDGVMPPTINLENPDPACDLNHVPNVAQKRELTYVLNNSFGFGGHNVSLIMTKG
- a CDS encoding acyl carrier protein codes for the protein MSNDIFERVKKVTVEELDVKPEEVTMEASFTDDLGADSLDVVELVMAFEDEFEIDIPDEEVGEIKTVGNAVDYISKKKS
- a CDS encoding FAD-dependent oxidoreductase; this encodes MTGEKCDILIVGGGTGGVAAAMMACDLGHHVILTEETDWVGGQLTSQIVPPDEHPWIEQFGCTHRYRTYRNRVRQYYFDHRRLGAATKRLVDFNPGGGWVSRLCHEPKVGHAVLESMLLPYVRSGHLTIRLGLKPHSAEVAGDEVRSVRFVDLTTGGFVQIESTIFIDATELGDLLPMSGTEYVVGAESKAETQEPNAVDGPTEPDNVQGITWCFALGYDEDGDHRITKPEQYDKWKDWGPDFWPGPLLGFQILNPHTLEVRELPLFGKDPSDWYSLFRYRQVVRPEIYENPDQYRPVTIANWPQNDYFEATITDVDPLPSGDHVPDGFDVPGAMGPVSASRLYDAKQLSLSVVYWLQNQAPRHDGQPGAYPGVFMDGGISDTSDGFAKYPYIRESRRIVAQYTVKEQDVAAYTNPNMDRAPSFDDSVGIGAYRIDLHPSTNGKNTIDTSTLPFEIPARSLIPVRMRNLIPACKNIGTTHITNGCYRLHPVEWNIGEAAGAMASLCVSHGEPVQAIVTKIEELQALLTSQGIEIRWPKLSAL